The genome window CGGCCGGTGGTACGGCCTGTCCGCCGCGGATGGGGGCTCGCTCGAGGTCGCCCTTCGGTATGCGTGCGTTCGGGCACTCGGCCTGGGACTCGGGCAGCTGACGGCGTCCGCCGACCGCCGTCCCGACTGGGACCGTATCGCCTTGTTGGTCGATACGCTGGACACACTCATGATTCTCGAGGCGGGACTCCGCGGACGGATTCCGAGACGGAGCGCGCTCGTGATGCTGAGCGGGACGGTCACGGGAACGGTGGTCGGAGCCCTCACGCGACGGCGCATCACGACGGAATCGGCGGCCGACTGACACTCCGTCGGCAACCCCGAGGTCGGACTTACGGTGGGAGTACGACCGCGCGGCCTTCGATCTCGCCGTGCTCGAGTCGCTCCGCGACGGTGTTAATCTCCGCTAAGTCGTGGCGTTCGGTGTGTAACTCGACGTCGCCGCGGTCGACGAGCGCGACCAGCTCTTGCAGTTCGGTGTACCGACCGACGAGATCGCCCTGATACGACATGGCGACATCCTCCTCGCTCGGGTCGACCGTGTGGTGGGCTCCAAGGTCGTCGACTACCTCGAGGGCGGGCTTGGGGTTGTCGATCCACACCGCCGTTACCACCTCGATGCGCTCGTCGTCGACCTCGCCCCAGGCGTTGTCCTCGAGTCCAGCGTCTGGAACGCCGAGAGCACCCGTCGCGAACAACCCGCCCAGTGCGACGCCGCCACAGATGGCGATCACAAGCACGGCCTTCACCATCCTCTCGATCATAGACGATGCTTGAACTGACCTGTAATGGCCCTTCTACGTTGGCGAACTGCCCACGTCGCCGCCTGTAGACGGTGGTCTGTCGATCTCGATCGATAGCGACCTCCTCGGTTCGGGAGAACCGTCCCACGCGTGGCTGTCAGAGCGTTACTTCTCGACTTCGAGCAAGGCCACCCGCTCACGGACGAGCGCGGAGAGTGACGCGTCGGTGGCGGCCCGCTCAGCCTCGGTGATGTCGAAGAACGCACACAGTGTCTCGGCGTCGGTTCGCTCGAGCGTCGGTTCCTGCGAGCCGATGGCGTCCAGCCCGCGGACCTGCTCGCAAGCAGCAGCCGCTCTGGTTTCGCGGTCGGTGTCGCCGTCGGCATCATCACTCGGTCCGGCGTCGATTAGGATCACAGCCCGGTTTTCGCCCTCGCCGACGCCCATCTCGAGGGCGCGGTCGATCTGGCGACGGCCGGCGGCGTACAGCAGGATTTCGACCGCCCGGTCGCGGGCGATGTTCTCGCCGCGTTCGATCGCTCGGTCGGCGAGTTCGACGGCCCGCTCGAGGTGATCGCGGTCTGCGACGTAGTGGGCGTCGAACGCCTGGATCGTCACGCCGTGGCGCTCGCCGATCGTGCCGAGATCGGCGACGAACGAATCGAGGTCGTCGACGGCCAGTCGACACTCGAGCACCCGCATTAGAAATCACCCAGGCTCGACTGGCCGTCGTCCGACTCGTCCGATTCGACGCCCGGGTCGGGGTCGTCCCTGCCCTCGCCGCTCGAGCGTGTCACACCGCCCGTTTCGGGATCGATCGGCTCGACGCCGTCCATCGACGGGTCCTCGCGGCCAGCGTTCTCGAGGATCGTTTCGGCCGTTTTCTCCCCTTTCAGGACGCCCAGGACGACCCCTTTGTCGACCGTCCGCAGGTCGGCGGGCTCCTCGATGTCGGCCGCGTAGAGCCGCCGGGCGCGCTTGCGACCGACGCCGCCCACCGAGACGAGTTCTAGTAGCTCTTCGCCGACGCCGTGTTCGACGCGGGCGCGGGCCTCGCGGACGGCGACGGTCCACTCGCTGTCGACCTCGCGGGCGAGCGACTCGGCGGCCCCGAGCAGCCACTCGGCGGTGTCGACTTTGCCCCGCAGGTCACCGGGACCGATCTTGTACCGCTCGGTGATCGTCTCCTCGTCGGTCTCGTCGGCCCAGTCCTCGAGCAGTTTCCCGGTCTTGAGCGCGGCGAGCCAGTCTTCGAAGCGACTCTCCTCGAACTCGCTCGGGGCGTCCCCGAGCAGCTCGCGCTCGCGTTCGTAGTAGAGTTCGCCGAATGTCTCGTCCTCACTGGAGCGCAAGTAGAGTTCGTACATGTCCGGGGTGCGCGAGATGAGCTGGTAGAGACCGAGAGCAGTCGGTCGCTCGTCAGCGCCCTCGAGCCCGTGGACGATCTCGGCGGCGCTCATCGGGTCGAGGTAGAGCCGCGAGACGGTGTGACCGAGGCTGGTGGCCTCGAGTTCTTCGTCCGTGCCAGCGTCGTCGGCGAGGTCGGCAGCGGCGGTAAACGCGCTCGTCGCGTCGTCGCCGCCTTCCGCCCCTTCGCGCTCTCGCGGTGGCTCGCTCGAGCGATCCGAGCCACCTGACGGTGCGCGTTCGATGAAGTCGTTCCGCTCGAGATACGCGAGCACGTCGTCAGTGACGCGCTCGAGTCGGCCCGCTTCCGAGGATTGACTCGCATAGAGGGTCGCCTCGAGGAACTCGAGGAGGCCTTCACGGGTCCGGGCGAAGCCGGAGGCGATGGTCGCGAGGACGTGCGTTCGCAGTGCGGGTTCGGCCGCGAGTTTCGAGCGAACGGCTTCGGGATCGGCCCAGACGTAGCGGTCGAACAGTTCCTGACTCTCGTCGTGGCTCTTCGCCAGCAAGACGGCCTCGCCGTAGGGGTCGAGCCCCGGTCGGCCGGCTCGTCCCATCATCTGGTGGATCTCGAGGACGTCGAGGGGGGCCATCCCGCCAGCGCTTGGGTCGAATCGTCGCCAGTCGCGGACGACGACGCGGCGGGCGGGCGTGTTGACGCCGGCTGCAAGGGTGGGTGTCGCCGAGATAACCTTCAGCAGGCGGTCACGGAAGGCGTCTTCGACGAGCGACCGCTGGGTCGCAGAGAGCCCCGCGTGATGAAAGGCCGAGCCGCGTTCGACGCAATCGGCGAGGTCCGTGCTGGTTTCGGTGTCGCTGTCGTCGCGGATCTCCGCGGCGAGGTCGGCGAGATCGGTACGCTCGTCCTCGGCCAGTTCGTGACTCGAGACCCCTCCAAGCCGGCGGGCTGCGGCCTCTGCATTCCGTCGGGAGTTGACGAACACGAGCGAGGAGCCACCCTCCTGGAGGATATCGCGGACGAGCGCGGCTTCCTGTTTCTCAGTGCCCTCGACGGGCACTTCACGGGTCGAGCCGTCGTCGAAGTTGAGCGCGTTGCCGTAGTGGACGCCCATCCGGAGGTCGATCGGTCGCCAGTCCGTATCGACGAGCGAGGCGTCGAGCCAGTCGGCGATCTCGCCGGCGTTGCCGACGGTCGCCGAGAGTGCAACGACCTGCATCCCGGGGTTCAGTCGCCGGAGTTTGGCCAGGGTAACCTCGAGCGTCGGGCCCCGGTTGCGGTCGTCGATGAGGTGGACCTCATCGGAGACGACACAGGTCAGCTCCGAGAGCCAGCTGGCACCGTTTCGCACGAGTGAGTCGACTTTCTCGCTGGTCGCGACGACGATGTCTTTCGTCGCGAGCCAGTCGCTGGTGCTCTCGTAGTTCCCGGTCGTGACGCCGGTGGTGACGCCGAACTCCTCGTAGGCTTCGAACTCGGCTTGTTTCTCGCTTGCCAGGGCGCGCAGGGGGACGATGTACAGCGCCTTCCCGCCGCGGGCGACCGCCGACAGCATCGAGAGGGCCGCGATCATCGTCTTGCCGCTGGCGGTGGGGACGGCGGCGACGAGGTTTTCACCCTCGAGTGCTCCGGCCTCGACTGCCTCGGCCTGTGGTGGGTAGAGTGCCTCGATCCCCTCGTCCCGGAAGTGTGAGACGGCCCCGGGCGGGAGCCCCGACAGCTCCTCGATAGTCATTGGCCGTCTTTGGAGCGTGTTGCGGTTTAAAGTGTCGTCTCCGCGGCCGGATCGCACTCGCACGCCACGTTTATGACTGGGATCTCCGATCGAATCGTCTCGGGGTCGCCGACACCTCGACACGGCAAGCAGTCGCCACGTGAGCCACCTCGAGACCAGGTGGTTCGAGCGGCTAGCACTCACCCACCAGCACGAGTCGGCAAAGCTGTCCCGAACGGTCTCGAGGCGTTTAGTCTGCCTTTTGTCTGTTTTCGATGGAGTGCGTGCCGACGCGCTTGTACCGACTCACCGGTACAACAGCTCGTATCGGTCGCCTATCCGATGTGGGAACGGTCATGAAAGTTGCGATGAGGGTGATCAAAACGCTCGTCTCGCTGGGTCCGGTTACAGAAGCGCAAGGAGAATGCCTGACCCAAAGGTCAGGATGAATCCTCGTCGGTAAGTGCGTCGACGAGGGTGTCGACTTCGAAGTCGTTGACCGGGTACGTCTCGTTTTTGACGGTCGTGATCACGAACTTCGAACTCGTCCGCGTCACCTCGTCGATCGACTCGTACTCCTCGACGAGGGTCTCGACCATCTTCCGACTGGTCGCGTGTGCGACGAGGACGAAGTCCGTATCGCCCATCGTGAAGTAAACCTGGTTGACGCCCTCGATGTTCGCGAGTTTCTCGCCGACGTCGTCGTGATAGCCCTCGCCGAACTCGGCGTACACCTCGCTGATGATCGCGATCTCGAGGCCGATCTTCGACAGATCCACCTCGAGCAGGTCGTTTTTCACGACCCCCTCCTCTCGGAGTTGTTTGAGCCGGTAGTGAACCGTCGACTTTGGGATCCCGGTGTGTTCGTGGATCGCCACTGCGCTATCGGTGCCCGCTGCCGCTGCCGCCTTGAGAATCCGGATATCTTTTTCGTCCATCGTTTACGACGTGAAGTTCGGTTCGCTCGAGCGACGACGACCGATCGATCGCCGGCTCGAAACGACGTATCTGGATAGAGTTCGCTCACCAGTAATGAAGGTACGCGATCGGTCAACAGCGTGCACGTTCGACCACGACCGTTCCGAGGGGGTTGCTCGGGTGTGGTGTTGTCTAGTCGTCGCTCAGCGCGCTCATCTTCTCGACGACTTCGTCCGAGGAGTCGACCGGTGAATCGCCGGAGAGCGCGTAGAGGACGACCCCGAACGCACACCAGAGGAGGACGATGGCCCACTCGTAGGGCCATAGCAGTGCGGATTGGCCGCCGGGGAGATAGAGCGTGACGAAGACCCCAGTCAGTATCAGCCCGATGATACCGGTGAGGTAGCCGCCAGGAACCTTGTACGGGCGGTCCATCTCCGGCTCACGGTATCGCAAGATCAGGAACGAGAGGACGACGAAGAACCAGGCGACGACGATGCCGATCCCGCCGGCGTTGACGATCCACGTCAGCATCTGCTCGCCGAAAAACGGCGCGAGTACCGACAGGGCACCGATCAGCAAAATTGCGTTACTGGGCGTGTTGTACGTGGGGTGGACCGTCGAGAGCCACTTCGGGAGCATCCCGGCTTCGGCGAGAGCGAACAGCGCTCGACTCCCGCCGATGATGAACGCGTTCCAACTCGTCAGAATCCCCGCGATACCCGCCAGGGCCATGATCTGGCCGACAGTGGTGCTGTCGTAGAGGACACCCATCGCCTCGGCGGCAGGCAGCGTACTGTCGACGAGTTCGGCACCCGGAAGGGCACGACTCGAGCCCCAGATGACGGCCATGTAAAACAGCGCGGCCATCCCGACCGACAGCAAGATCAATAGTCCCAGCGTTCGGGCGGGAATGTCGGCTTCCTCGGCCGACTGCGGGATGACATCAAAGCCGACGAACATGAAGGGGGTCATCAAGATGACGGCGAAGATGCCGGCGGTACCGGCACCGAACGAGGGATCAGGTGACGGCTGGCCGCTCGTGACTGCGCTGGCGACCAGCATGACACCGGCCAGTGCGATGACGACGGTCATGATGATCTGGAACTGGGCGGCGATGCGGATGCCGATGTAGTTCAGGAACGTCATCGCGACCGTTCCCAGTACGCCGACGACGATCCACGTGGCGTACACCGGTTCGCCAGCGACGTTCCAGAGCGGGAACGCGTCGAATCCGGGGATGATAAACGCCATCGCCGAGGGCAACGCAACCGCCTCGAAAGCCGCGACAGTGACGTATCCGAAAATGAGTGCCCACGTACAGAGAAACGAGCCGATTGGTCCCAGCGCCCTGAGGCTATACACCTGTGCCCCACCGACGAGCGGCATCGCCGACGCGAGTTCGCTGTAGATGATCGCGACGAAACTGACGACGATTGCCCCGGCGACGAACGCGACGATCGCCCCGTGCGGGCCGCCCGAGTCGATCCAGTCGCCGGCGAGAATAATCCATCCCCAGCCGATCATCGCCCCGAAAGAGAGAATAAGCGTCTCCTTGCTCCCTAACGTCTTTTCCAACCCGTGAGTAGATTCTGACATGGTTGTGAGTTTCTTCCAGGAAGGTTTTTCACGGACTCTGTCTTGTATCTTCCGACTAGAGTTGTATCTAGAGCAATTATATCTTCAGACAATGGAATGGGTCTAACTCTTGTCCCTATATTTGTGATTTGTTGAATAACGTGGGCTATAAGTTGAGTTCGTGCAACACACGCCGGAACGCGACCTTCGTCGGTCTCTTACCGGCGGGACCGACTCCACAGTCACGTATGGCTGGTCCAGGGCCCGCTCTTGGGGCCGGGTCCGCTCTCGGACGCGCGATCGCTCGAGAGCACTGTCCCGGGCTGTACGGACGGTCGATTCCGTTCGATCGCTAACGATTTACGCCGATCGGCCGAACGACTCACTATGCGAATCGAATTCGACGAGGACACGTGTATCGGAATGTTCCAGTGTGTCGCCGAGTGGGATGCCTTCGAGAAGGACAAATCGCGCGGAAAGGCGGTCCTCGAGGACGCAACGGAGATCGAAGACGGCGTTTTCGCTCGTGAAGTGCCCGAGGACGCAGAACTCGACGCGAAGTTCGCCGCTCGTACGTGTCCGGTCGATGCGATCGTGATCTACGACGACGATGGCGAGCAGTTGATCCCCTAGGTTCCCGTCTCTTCTCGCGGCGACGCTGAATCCGGGACCGCTCGAGCAGCGAGTGCAACAGCGCTGACGCGGCCGTTTTCCGTGCGAATCGCTCTCGGTGTCGATTCAGGGTCGGCGACGGGACCCACCCCCGTGGTCGGCGACGAAAACGTGGAATCGAGGTGCAGTCGCGTCGAACTGTCCCTCGAGCTTACGAGATCTTCTCGTACTGGTCGGAGAGCTTCTCGGCAGCCTCACCGAGCTGGTCTCGTTCGAACTCCGAGAGGTCCCACTCGACGACCTCTTCGATACCGTTTTTCCCGAGCTTACACGGGACGCCGAAGGCGGTGTCCTCGTGGCCGTACTCGCCCTCGAGCGTGACGCTGCAGGGCAGCACTTCGCCGGTGTCACGGAGGATGGCCTCGACGGTGTGAGCGACGCCCGTCGCTGGGCCCCACTGGGTCGCGCCTTTCTTCTCGATGACGTTCATCGCCGAGGTCTGGAGTTCTTCTAGGAGTTCGTCTTTCTCCTCGTCGGAAAAGTCGAGGTCCTGGCCGTTTACGCGCACCTTCGAGAAGGCGGGGACCTGTGCGTCGCCGTGTTCGCCGAGGATCGTCGCGTCGACGTTCTGGACGGGGGCGTCGTAGCGCTGGGCGATGACGTAGCGAAAGCGTGCGGAGTCGAGTCGGCCGCCGAAGCCGACCACTTTCTCGCGGGCGCGGTCGCCGGTCTCGTAGAGGTGGCGGTTGAGCAGGTCGACGGGGTTCGACGTGGTGACGGTGACGTAGTCGTCGTTGTACTCGGCGATCGACGAGCCGATGTCCTCCATAATCGGCGCGTTGTCGCCCGCCAGATCGATACGGGTCTGGCCCGGCTGGCGTGGGATGCCGGCGGTGATGACGACGACGTCGGAGCCTTCGGTGTCCTCGTAGCCGCCCTGGCGAACCGTCGTGTTCGAATCGTAGGCCGCACCGTGGTTCGTGTCGGCTGCCTGGCCGATCGTCGTGTCTTCCTGATCCGGAATGTCCACGAAGACGAGTTCATCTGCGATGTCCCGAAGTGCGATGTTGTAGCCTGCAGCGGCCCCGACCGTCCCGGCCGCGCCAACTACGCTAACTTTCGTCATACCACGTCAAACTCGACCTCCCCTCGCGTTAAATCCGTCGGATTCAGCACGCAGACCTGATATTGACGAGAAATAGTACGTCGATCGTCGAATCGCGGCGCGTCTCAGGCAGACCGAATCGATCATACATCGGCGTCGCACCGTCTTCGGTATGAGCGATCGTATCAGCGTCATCGGCGGTGGGAGCATTCCGGATGAATCACGGACGGTCGCGACTGCGGTCGGTCGCGAGCTTGCTACTCGAGGATTGACGGTCGTCTGTGGAGGCCGTGGCGGGACGATGGAGGCCGTCTGTCGCGGCGCGAAAGCCGAGGGCGGCTCCACGATCGGAATCCTCCCCGGCGAGCGTCGCGAGGCGGCGAACGAATACGTCGACGTGGCCATCGCGACCGGCCTCGGCCACGCCCGAAACGCGCTCGTCCCGCTCAACGGTGACGCAGTTATCGCCCTCTCTGGCGGCCACGGCACGCTCACGGAACTCGGGTTCGCAGGCATCTACGACCGCCCGGTCGTCGGTCTCGGCACCCACGACGTTCCCGGCCTCGAGACCGTCGAGACGGCCGAAGCCGCCGTCGACGCCGTCGAGGCTGCCCTCGAGTCATGACCGCACCCAACCACCCCGATCCCTATGCGATCCGGGAGCAACTCCCCGAGCCGGAGACGTTCGCTGGCCTGCGTGACGCCGCGGGGATGTCGCCGCGCTCGCTCGAGGGGATCGAACGCGGGCTCTCGAACTCGATCTACGGCGTCGTTGCGATCTACCGGCCAACGGGCGAAGTGGTGGGTATGGGCCGGATCGTCGGCGACGGTGGGACGGTCTACCAGATTTCGGATATGGCCGTCCACCCGGACCACCAGCGCCGAGGTCTCGGCACGCGGATTATGGCCCGACTCG of Natrarchaeobaculum sulfurireducens contains these proteins:
- the cgi121 gene encoding KEOPS complex subunit Cgi121, which produces MRVLECRLAVDDLDSFVADLGTIGERHGVTIQAFDAHYVADRDHLERAVELADRAIERGENIARDRAVEILLYAAGRRQIDRALEMGVGEGENRAVILIDAGPSDDADGDTDRETRAAAACEQVRGLDAIGSQEPTLERTDAETLCAFFDITEAERAATDASLSALVRERVALLEVEK
- a CDS encoding ATP-dependent DNA helicase, giving the protein MTIEELSGLPPGAVSHFRDEGIEALYPPQAEAVEAGALEGENLVAAVPTASGKTMIAALSMLSAVARGGKALYIVPLRALASEKQAEFEAYEEFGVTTGVTTGNYESTSDWLATKDIVVATSEKVDSLVRNGASWLSELTCVVSDEVHLIDDRNRGPTLEVTLAKLRRLNPGMQVVALSATVGNAGEIADWLDASLVDTDWRPIDLRMGVHYGNALNFDDGSTREVPVEGTEKQEAALVRDILQEGGSSLVFVNSRRNAEAAARRLGGVSSHELAEDERTDLADLAAEIRDDSDTETSTDLADCVERGSAFHHAGLSATQRSLVEDAFRDRLLKVISATPTLAAGVNTPARRVVVRDWRRFDPSAGGMAPLDVLEIHQMMGRAGRPGLDPYGEAVLLAKSHDESQELFDRYVWADPEAVRSKLAAEPALRTHVLATIASGFARTREGLLEFLEATLYASQSSEAGRLERVTDDVLAYLERNDFIERAPSGGSDRSSEPPREREGAEGGDDATSAFTAAADLADDAGTDEELEATSLGHTVSRLYLDPMSAAEIVHGLEGADERPTALGLYQLISRTPDMYELYLRSSEDETFGELYYERERELLGDAPSEFEESRFEDWLAALKTGKLLEDWADETDEETITERYKIGPGDLRGKVDTAEWLLGAAESLAREVDSEWTVAVREARARVEHGVGEELLELVSVGGVGRKRARRLYAADIEEPADLRTVDKGVVLGVLKGEKTAETILENAGREDPSMDGVEPIDPETGGVTRSSGEGRDDPDPGVESDESDDGQSSLGDF
- a CDS encoding Lrp/AsnC family transcriptional regulator, which gives rise to MDEKDIRILKAAAAAGTDSAVAIHEHTGIPKSTVHYRLKQLREEGVVKNDLLEVDLSKIGLEIAIISEVYAEFGEGYHDDVGEKLANIEGVNQVYFTMGDTDFVLVAHATSRKMVETLVEEYESIDEVTRTSSKFVITTVKNETYPVNDFEVDTLVDALTDEDSS
- a CDS encoding APC family permease, coding for MSESTHGLEKTLGSKETLILSFGAMIGWGWIILAGDWIDSGGPHGAIVAFVAGAIVVSFVAIIYSELASAMPLVGGAQVYSLRALGPIGSFLCTWALIFGYVTVAAFEAVALPSAMAFIIPGFDAFPLWNVAGEPVYATWIVVGVLGTVAMTFLNYIGIRIAAQFQIIMTVVIALAGVMLVASAVTSGQPSPDPSFGAGTAGIFAVILMTPFMFVGFDVIPQSAEEADIPARTLGLLILLSVGMAALFYMAVIWGSSRALPGAELVDSTLPAAEAMGVLYDSTTVGQIMALAGIAGILTSWNAFIIGGSRALFALAEAGMLPKWLSTVHPTYNTPSNAILLIGALSVLAPFFGEQMLTWIVNAGGIGIVVAWFFVVLSFLILRYREPEMDRPYKVPGGYLTGIIGLILTGVFVTLYLPGGQSALLWPYEWAIVLLWCAFGVVLYALSGDSPVDSSDEVVEKMSALSDD
- a CDS encoding ferredoxin; this encodes MRIEFDEDTCIGMFQCVAEWDAFEKDKSRGKAVLEDATEIEDGVFAREVPEDAELDAKFAARTCPVDAIVIYDDDGEQLIP
- the mdh gene encoding malate dehydrogenase, whose translation is MTKVSVVGAAGTVGAAAGYNIALRDIADELVFVDIPDQEDTTIGQAADTNHGAAYDSNTTVRQGGYEDTEGSDVVVITAGIPRQPGQTRIDLAGDNAPIMEDIGSSIAEYNDDYVTVTTSNPVDLLNRHLYETGDRAREKVVGFGGRLDSARFRYVIAQRYDAPVQNVDATILGEHGDAQVPAFSKVRVNGQDLDFSDEEKDELLEELQTSAMNVIEKKGATQWGPATGVAHTVEAILRDTGEVLPCSVTLEGEYGHEDTAFGVPCKLGKNGIEEVVEWDLSEFERDQLGEAAEKLSDQYEKIS
- a CDS encoding TIGR00725 family protein codes for the protein MSDRISVIGGGSIPDESRTVATAVGRELATRGLTVVCGGRGGTMEAVCRGAKAEGGSTIGILPGERREAANEYVDVAIATGLGHARNALVPLNGDAVIALSGGHGTLTELGFAGIYDRPVVGLGTHDVPGLETVETAEAAVDAVEAALES
- a CDS encoding GNAT family N-acetyltransferase, with translation MTAPNHPDPYAIREQLPEPETFAGLRDAAGMSPRSLEGIERGLSNSIYGVVAIYRPTGEVVGMGRIVGDGGTVYQISDMAVHPDHQRRGLGTRIMARLEAYIDETAPPNAYVNLLADVDGFYERFGYEETRPASKGLYRRTG